The DNA segment GATGGCGGTGACGGTGGCGGCGGCGTTAGTGGAGGAGCTGCGCTGGCTAGCGATGGCGGCGATGACGATGATGAACACCAGCACGATGGCGCCAATGATGAGGTAGGTGCGCTTGTTAGCGAGGGCATCCGTACCGAAGAAAGCGGCGAGGCCTGTGCGCTTGCCACCCCGTGCGTCGGTGGGCTGCGCGTTGGCAGACCGTGCAGCGCTCCGCTGGGAACTGCCGCGCTGGACATTGCCGCGCTGAGCCTGCCCACGGAGTCCAGACATACGCTGGGCTGCACCGCGCTGGCCAGCACCACCACGCTTGGCAGCACCGGCGCCACCGATTTTGCCCCAGGCAGCACCACGGCCGCGGCCGGCGTTACTGCCCGTACCGCGTGCGGCACCAGCAGCGGTACCTTGCCCGGCGCGTCCGGCAGCTCCCCCGCGGCTAGCGGTGGGGCGGACGGGACGAGAGGGGCGTTGGGTAGGGCCATCACCTCGCCTGACTGTGCTGTCACCCCGCCCGGCTGCACCAGCAGTGCCGCCGATACGCTGTGCAGGGGCGCGGCCGGGCCGGCCTGCCGCTGCAGGGCGGCTGGAGGGGGAGGGGCGGGAAGGGCCGGTGGGGCGACCCTGTTGACCCGGCTGGTCCGGGCGCGGGGGGCGAGGGGGATTCGTCATAGCTGCTCCTTGTGGATGCCTACGACGCCATACTAACTATTTTTCTGACCAATAAGCCGCTGCAACACGACGGGGCCCCATTTGTGGGTCGCCAGGCTGGTGGCGGCACCCAGCGCAGCGCCCGCCACCACATCCGTGGGGTAGTGGACGCCGGCCAGCATGCGGGAGGCCATCATAATGGGGCTGAGCACCAGCGGCAGTGGATTATGGGTGATCATGGTGGCGCTGGTGGCCCAGCTGGTGGTGCTGGTGGCGTGCGAGCTGGGGAAACTGAGCTCGCTGGGGGTGGTGACGTTGACGTCAATAGCCGGGTTGCTGGGGCGGTGGCGGCGCACAATCCGCTTAATGATGACGGACAGGGCGTGCGAGCCGAAGGCGGAGAGGGCTGCCCACCCCCATTGTTTCCGCTGGTTAGGGAAGGAGAGGGCGCATACGCCGGAGAGGGCCAGCCAGCCCAGGGAGTGTTCGCCGAAGTGGGAGAGGCCCTGCGCAGCCTTTACCGTCCACGGGTAGGGGCGGCACCAGCGCTGTAGGTTAACAAGGAGGTGTTCTTCTTCGGAGAAGTAGCGGGAGGCACCGGAGAAGGCATCGGGGACGTCTGCGGGGACTTTGCCACGGCCGAACCACTGGGCGCGTTTCCATTCCTCCCAGGTGACGTCAAAGACGCTGCGTTTGCGGTAGCCGGCGGCAGAGCCCAGTTCGGGGTGAATTTGGGAGGCGCCGGTATGGGCGTCGACATAGTGCAGGTCGTGGGGTACGCCGCCGTGGCCATCGTGGTGTGCGGTGGCGCCCGTGTGAGCATCCACGGGGACAGTATGGTCAGCTGCGGGAGCGTCGTGGCCACCGTGGTGTGCGGCTACCTCGTGGGCAGCGGACTCGTGGGATTCAGGCTCGCTGGAAGCGTTCGCCATGGCAGTGTTCTCCGTGCTTGTTGGGTGGATCGATAGTTGTTATTCATGGATGGCTCGGCACGTGCTGCGCCCAAAGCCTCAGCACAAGGCCACAGCCCAGCGCCAGCCCAGCCGCAGCTCGGCATCAGCCCAGCGTGTCGGGCCCGAAAATCTCGGACCATGCCTCCAGGCTGGTCAAGCGCGGATGTGCCGCCCGATACTGGCGCTGCATCTCCGCCCACTTCTCGCGCAGCTGCTTGTGCATGGCAAAGGAGTCCTTCACCAGCTGTTTCGCTTTGTCCAGGTCGCGCTGCCGGTACACCACACCACGCCCATCAGCAGTGGTGACAGTGGCCCCATCCAGCCGGCTGAGGGAATACCAGCGGGCATCAATGGGCGGCAGATTCATCTGCGGGGTGGAATGGTGGGCGGGGTTCGCCGGGCGTACTGAATGCAGCAGCCCCTTCGCCAACGCCGTCACCTTCCGGCGTATACCGCGCGGCTCCTCCGTCACCCCACCGGGCCCACCGGAGGGGGCAGGCAGATCGCTGGCGGAACGGAGCACCACCGCATCTGGGAACTCACGGCGCAGAGCAGCGACCTTTGGGAGGGCAGTGGGCAGCAAGTCGAAGAGGGCATCGGGGCCGCGCAGGAAGTCCTTAATGGCCTCAATCTGGATGGCGACAGTGCTGTACTCCAGGCACAGCGTGTGCTTCACCACGGCTTTCGCCATAGAGGCCAACATGCCGTTAATGGAGGCACCCTCCGGCTGGGTAAGGGCGGCCACCACCAGGCGGTTACGCAGGTGGAAGTAGGCCTGCCAGTCGATCGCGTCATCCTTATCCGACCAGGCCATATGCCAAATGGCGATACCGGGCATGGTGACGGTGGGGAAGCCGTGAGCACCGGCGCGCAGTCCGAACTCGGCATCGTCCCACTTGATGAAGAGGGGCAGAGGCTGGCCGATGGTATCCGCAACGAGTCGCGGGATGAGGCACATCCACCAACCGTTGTAGTCCACATCGATACGGCGGTGCAGGTCTGCGGTTTCCTGCCAGCGAGGGTCGGCCAGGCCGGTGTGCTGGGCGCCGCGGTG comes from the Lawsonella clevelandensis genome and includes:
- a CDS encoding phosphatase PAP2 family protein; the encoded protein is MANASSEPESHESAAHEVAAHHGGHDAPAADHTVPVDAHTGATAHHDGHGGVPHDLHYVDAHTGASQIHPELGSAAGYRKRSVFDVTWEEWKRAQWFGRGKVPADVPDAFSGASRYFSEEEHLLVNLQRWCRPYPWTVKAAQGLSHFGEHSLGWLALSGVCALSFPNQRKQWGWAALSAFGSHALSVIIKRIVRRHRPSNPAIDVNVTTPSELSFPSSHATSTTSWATSATMITHNPLPLVLSPIMMASRMLAGVHYPTDVVAGAALGAATSLATHKWGPVVLQRLIGQKNS